GGTGAATCCGGAGTCGACGAGGTCGGTCACCGTCGCGTCGGGAAGCTGGCGCAACTCCTCGGCTTCACCGGCCCGATCGGCCAGTCGAGCGACGAATTCGGCGGTGATGACGCAGTTCGTGGTGGGGGGCGAGGTCATGGCCGAAAGTTACCATACTTTTTTGTATGGTCGCCGTCGCGGGGGTCCGTGGAGGCGGCGCGCGGGCATTTCGAAAACCGGTTGGCGACGATCAGATAACCCTCCGGACACTGGTTGTGAACAGATAGGCATCGGTGTTCATCCGATACCGCGGGCGCGGTCCGGGGGTTGGAACTGTTTTCCCAGCTAGATGGTCTGCGGGCCGGCGATAGATAAAGCCGAATTCACTTTTTTGAATCCGTAGAACTGCAGTTAGACGGCGCGCGCCGGGTTTTCCCCCGTCGTGGGCGCGTGATTTACTCATGGCGCAACAACTGAATTCTTCGGTCCGCTCATCAGAGGCACCGGCTCAGGCGAGCGGGCGTGACAGTGCAGTGACTCGGTCGCTGCGATGTCGCTTGGCGATGCTGATCGCTGATCGCGCAAATGGCGTAGTTGACCGGAAACGGATGGATTCGCAGTATGACCTTCATTGACAAGATTCGTGGCCATTGGGCACGCCGCATGACGGTGGCGGCTGTGGCAGCGCTGATGCTGCCTGGCTTGATCGGAGTGACGGGCGGGTCGGCGACCGCGGGAGCGTTCTCCCGGCCCGGTCTGCCGGTGGAATACCTGATGGTCCCGTCGCCGTCGATGGGCCGCGACATCAAGATTCAGTTCCAGAGCGGTGGCCCGGGCTCGCACGCGGTGTACCTGCTCGACGGCCTGCGTGCTCAGGACGACTTCAACGGCTGGGACATCAACACCAACGCGTTCGAGATGTTCCTCGACAGCGGCCTGTCCGTGGTCATGCCGGTTGGTGGTCAGTCCAGCTTCTACAGCGATTGGTACAACCAGGCCTGCGGTAAGGCCGGCTGCACCACGTACAAGTGGGAGACCTTCCTGACCAGCGAGCTGCCGTCCTGGCTGGCCGCGAACCGCGATGTCGCCGCGACCGGCAATGCCGCGATCGGTCTGTCGATGGCCGGTTCGGCCGCGTTGATCCTGGCGACCTACCACCCCGACCGGTTCATCTACGCCGGTTCGATGTCGGGCTTCCTGAACCCCTCCGAGGGCTGGTGGCCGTTCCTGATCAACATCTCCATGGGTGACGCCGGTGGCTACAAGGCCAACGACATGTGGGGTCCGACCGAGGATCCGAACAGCGCCTGGAAGCGCAACGACCCGATGGTGCAGATCCCGACGCTGGTTGCCAACAACACCCGGCTGTGGATCTACTGCGGTAACGGCAAGCCGAACGAGCTCGGCGGCGGCGACCTGCCCGCCACCTTCCTGGAGGGTCTGACCATCCGCACCAACGAGACGTTCCGCGACAACTACATCGCGGCCGGCGGTAACAACGCGGTGTTCAACTTCCCGGACAACGGCACGCACAACTGGGCCTACTGGGCTCGCGAACTGCAGGCCATGGTTCCGGACCTGCAGCGGGTGCTCGGCTGAGCCGGACGCTACGCGATAACGAAATCGCCCAGAACACTCAGTGTTCTGGGCGATTTCGCTATTCGAGGGGCATCGCCCGAATTAGAAGCCGCCGGCCACTTTCACCACCGCGCGTCCGGAGTAGCGCCCGGCGCGGACCTCATCGAGGACGCCCACGACATCCTTGACCTCGACCTCGTGGGTGACCGCCTCCAGGTGACGCGGCTTGAGCGCGCCGCCCAACTGTGCCCACAGCTCGCGTCTCGGTTCGATGCGCAGCATGACCGAATCGATGCCGAGCAGCGACACCCCACGCAGGATGAACGGCATCACCGTGGTGTTCAGGGCCACGCCGCCGGTCAGACCACTGGCCGCCACCGCTCCGCCGTACTCAAGGGTGCTCAGCACGTCGGCCAGGGCGGCTCCGCCGACGCAGTCCACCGCTGCTGCCCAGCGGGACCGCCCGAGCGGGCGGGGCTTGGCTTCTGGATCGGCCGGAAGCCGGCCGATCACCTCTGAGGCACCCAGCGCGCGCAGGTGATCCGCTTGATCGGCCTTCCCGGTCGACGCCACCACCTGGTAGCCCGCGGCGGCCAGCAAGTCGACGCTGACCGAACCGACTCCGCCCGTGGCGCCCGTAACCAGCACCGGACCATCCTGCGGCGTGATGCCGTGTCTGATCAGCGCCTGCACACTCATCGCAGCGGTGAACCCCGCGGTGCCGATCGCTGCGCCCTCGCGGGGGCTCAACGAGCCGAGTGCCACCACCTCATCGGCGGGCAGCCGGGCGTACTCGGCGTAGCCGCCGTGATGGCCGGTGCCGATCTGGTAGCCGTGGGCCAGCACCAGATCACCAGGAGCGAAGTCCGGTGACTCGGAACTGACCACCTCGCCGGTGAGGTCGATGCCCGGAACGATCGGATAGTCGCGCACCACACCACCTTTGGGTGTCAGCGCCAGCGCGTCCTTGAAGTTGACGCTGCTGTAGAGCACCCGAACGGTGACTTCACCTGCGGGCAGTTCCGATGACTGCAGTGTTTCGACCGCCGCCACGATGCCATCGCCGTCGGTGCGCGCCACGAGCGCTTGAAACGATTCCATGACGCTCACCTTATTGGCCGAGCAGGCGCAAACACCCCCGAAACGTGCCGATTTCGGGGGTGCTCGCGTCTGCTCGCGCAGAAAGAGGAACTACTTCAGCTCGGCCGAGGACAGGCCCAGCAGGCGGCGGGCGACGACCAGCTGCTGGATCTGCTGCGTCCCCTCGAAGATGTCGAGGATCTTCGAATCGCGGGCCCACTTCTCCAGCAGGGTCTGCTCGGAATAGCCGACGGTTCCCGCCATTTCGACGGCCTTGAGGGTGATGTCGCTGGCGACACGGGCGGCCTTGGCCTTACCCATCGAGGCTTCCTTGGAGTTGGGAATGCTGTTGTCGGCCTGCCATGCCGAGCGCACCGTCAACAGGTACCCGGCCTCCCAGTCGGCCTCCATCCGCAGGAACTCCGCGGCCGGGGCGCTCTGCGCATGGGCCGGCTTGTCGTAGGAGATCTCGATGCCGGCCTCTGTCAGGATGGCGCGCAGATCCTCCAGGGCGGCGCGGGCGATACCGACCGCCATGGCCGCCACGATCGGCCGGGTGTTGTCGAAGGTCTCCATGACCCCGGCAAAACCCTTCTCCACGTGGACTTCCGGATCACCCAGCAGGTTGTCCTTGGGGATGCGGGCATTCTCGAAGCGGATCACCGCGGTGTCGGACGCCTTGATCCCGAGCTTGTGCTCCAGGCGCTCGACGGTGACGCCGGGGTGCTCGCGGGGCACGATGAACGACTTGATCGCCGCGCGACCAAGTGACTTGTCCAGCGTCGCCCACACCACGATGTGGGTGGCCCGCGAGCCGGCGGTGACGAAGATCTTCTCGCCGTTGATCACGTACTCGTCACCGTCGAGCACCGCGGTGGTGGTGACGGCCGCCGAGTCCGAACCGAAGCCGGGCTCGGTGATGGCCATCGCGGCCCACACGTCCTTGCCGAGTCGCTCGAGCTGCTCGGGCGTGGCCACCGACGAGATGGCGGCGTTACCCAGGCCCTGACGCGGCACCGAGAGCAGCAGGGCGACGTCGCCCCAGCTGATCTCCAGCGCATTGAGCAGTGCGGACATGTTGGCGCCGTTGACGGTGACCTTCTCGCCCTTGGTGTTGGCGTCGTCGCGGAACGCCTCGGCACCCGCGAACGAGATGGTCTTGGCCTCCGAGATGCCTTCGAAGAGCGTGGCCAGCGTGTCCAGCTCGACGGGGTAGGCATGCTCGGCGAGGTCGTACTTGCGCGAGATCGGCCGAAGCATCTCGGCGGCGCCCTGGTGGCCCTTCTCGATGACCGCCTGGAGCTTGCGGGGCATTTCCAGATTGATTGCCATGATTAGTCTTTCGGTTCGTTAGGGCCCGGGCTAAATGACTACGACACCCTCGGCGACGCCGATGGCCCGCAGATCGCGGTACCAGCGCTCGACCGGGTGTTCCTTGGTGTAACCGTGGCCGCCCAGCAGCTGCACACCGTCCAGACCGATCTGCATGCCCTTGTCGGTGCCGAGCTTGCGTGCCAGCGCCGCTTCGCGGGCGAACGGCAGACCCTGTTCGGCGCGGGCAGCGCCGCGCCAGGTGATCAGCCGCAGGCCGTCGAGCTCGATGGCGATGTTGGCGGCCATGAACGCCACCGACTGGCGGTGGGCGATCGGCTCACCGAAGGCCTGGCGTTCCTTGATGTAGGGGATGACGTAGTCGAGCACCGCGTGCGAGGTGCCGACGGCCAGAGCAGCCCAGCCCAGCCGCGACAACGCGATCGCCTCGCTGTAGTCCTGATCGGTGGCCTCGTCCTCGCCGAGGCGGTTGGCCAGCGGCACCGCCACGTTGTCGAGCTCGATCTGGCCCAGGGCGGCGGCACGGATACCCATGCTCGGATCCGCCTTGACCGTGAGGCCCGGTGTCGAGGCCTCGACGATGAACAACGCCGGCTTGCCGTTCAATTGCGCTGCCACGATGAACAATTCGGCATCAGCGGCGGCCGGCACCAGTGATTTGACGCCGGACAGGCGGTAACCACTGGGGGTGCGTACGGCGGTGGTCTTGAGCGCGGTCGGGTCGAACAGCGCGTGCGGTTCGGCGATGGCCACGCAGGCCTGCGGCACGTTTTCGCCCGCGAATTCCTTCAAGTAGGTGGCCTGCTGGTCGGCGCTGCCCCAGTGGGTGAGTGCCGCCGCGACGCCGCCGGGCGCCAGGATCGGCAGCGCCAGACCCATGTCGCCGTAGGCCAGCGCCTCGGCGACCAGTGCGTTGGTCACGGTGCTGCGGTGTTCGGCGATGCCGTCGAAGTCCTCGGGGACGTTGACGGCGGTGATGCCGAGTTCAGCGGCCTTGGCGATGAGATCGGCGGGATAGGTCGCTGCCGCATCGGCGTCGTGCGCGGCGGGTCGCAGGATCTCTTCGGCGAATTCCCGGACCGTGTCGACGATCATCTGCTGGTCTTCGTCGGGTGTCAGGTCGAAGTAGTCGGCCCCGCTGGCCTTCAGCCGGGTAGGGGCCTTGCCCAGGCCCTGGATCCGCTGGAACTGCCGGGTGGCTGCGCCTGCGGTCGAAAATACTTGCTTCACACCGTATTTCAGGCCGCGGTTGAGTGGCTCGCGCAGGCCGTAACGGTCCAGGAACTCCTGGCCGACGATGGGCGTGATCAGCGCCAACCCGATGTCGGTCGCTGTCCGCTTGTGCTTGTGCAGCCCGACAGCGCTTTGCTGGCCGGAGCTGGAGGGACGGGATGGGGTGCCGTTCTTGGACGGCAGGGTGTTGGTCATGTCTGCTGCCTCTACTGGTCGTGGCGACGCATCTGACCGTATCTTACTCCGGAGTAAGGTATGGCATCTGTTACCAACTTCACACCGGCTGGGATCAGGATTGCGCTGCTGAGAGCCGATCGTGCCGCTCGCGGTTCACCCGCACCTCGTCCATGTGGGCCTCCGCCCACGACTTGATCCCGACCATCAGCTGCTGCAACGAAATCCCCAGGTCAGTGAGCTCGTAGGTGACTGTTACCGGCACACTCGGCGTCACCGTCCGGATCAGCAGCCCATCGCGTTCGAGGGACCGCAGCGTCTGGGTGAGCATCTTCTGGCTGACTCCGGCAAGGCGTCTCGAGAGCTCGGAGTAGCGCATCGCCCGCGGTTGGCCGGTGGCGGCGGTTCCGGGGTTCGGACCGTCCCCGCCGAGTGCCGCCAGGATCAGCGCGACCCACTTGTCGCTGATCCGGTCCAGTAGTTGACGGCTCGGGCAGTTCGCCAGGAAGGCGTCGTACTCCAACTTTGCTCGTGCCCGCTTCTGGGCTGCGGTCGTCGTCGGCACGTCGGCTCCTTTCGGTCTGGGTGATCCGGGGTGAGTTACGCACTTCGAGGTGCCTACTTCCCATTGGAGAGCTACCGATCCATCGTGGAGTAGAAGGCAGTTCACCACAAGACTCTTCCAAGGAGTGACTTTTCATGTCTGTTGCCACATTTCGCGCCGCGGTCGTCCGGATTCCAGGCGGACCGGATTCGATCGAGGTCATCGATGTCCCGCTGGTCGAAGCAGGTCCCGGCCAGGTTCGGGTGAAGGTCGCGGCGGCGACGGTCAACCCTGTCGACCTCGGTGTGGCGGCCGGTGTCTTCCATGACCTCGGGCTGGTACACCAACCGGATCGGACCGGCCTCGGGTGGGAATTCGCGGGCACCGTCGAGTCTGCCGGTCCAGGCGTGGACCTCGCCGTGGGCACTCGGGTCGCCGGGATGGTGGCCGGGTTCGACCGGGACTACGGCACCTACGCCGAACGTCTGTTGGTATCCGTCGCCGACGTTGCTGTGGTGCCCGACGGCCTGGACTTGATCGCTGCGTCGACGGTGCCGCTCAACGGGTTGACCGCGACCCAGATCCTCGACCTGCTCGGCGATGCGCCCGTCGGCGGCGACCGCCTCTTGGTCACCGGGGCAGCCGGCGCCGTCGGTGGATACCTGCTGACGCTCGCCCAGGAGCGCGGCTGGAAGGTGACCGGCCTGGCCCGCACCCACGACGAGGAGTTCGTCCGCGGCCTCGGGGCGGACTTCACCGCCGACGCACAGCCAGGGTGGGACGCGGTCGCCGACGCCGGCGCCATGCAGCAGTCGGCGCTGGCTCTGGTGCGTGACGGCGGACGGTTCGTCGGGGTCCAGCCGAGTGCTCAGCTGCCGGCCGAACGCGGCGTCGCAGTGTCAGCCGTGGTGGCCCACCCCGACGGCTCACGGCTAGCCGATCTTCTGGCCCGCATGGCCTCCGGCCAGTTGCAGGCGCGGGTGCATGCCGTACTGCCGCTCGATCAGGTGGCTGACGCCCACCGGGCACTTGCCAAGGGCGGTGTGCGGGGCCGGTACGTGATCCGGCCGTGAGCTCAGTTGCCGGACAGCCGGTGCAGCACCGCGTCGTGCAGGAGTCCGTTGGTGGCAAGCGCGCTGCCGCCATGCGGGCCCTGTGCGCCGTCGATGCTGGTGAACGTGCCGCCGGCTTCCCGGATGAGGATGTCCAGCGGGGCGATGTCCCACAGTTTCACCTCGGGTTCGCAGGCGATGTCCACCGCGCCCTCGGCGACCATGCAGTACGACCAGAAGTCGCCGTACGCGCGCACCCGCCACACCGCGTCGGTCAGCGCGACGAAGCTGTCGCGACGGTCGTCCCAGCCGGTGGTGAGATCGGAGTAGGACAGGCTTGCCGACGCGAGATCTGCGACCCCGGACACCGACAGCTTGCGGGTCGATCCGGCGAACGAGCCGAACGCGCCCTGGCCCAGTCCTGCCCACCATCGCCGGGCCAGCGCCGGTGCGCTCACCACGCCGATGGTCGGGACACCGTCTTCGAGCAAGGCGATCAACGTGCACCACACCGGGACGCCGCGGACGAAGTTCTTGGTCCCGTCGATCGGATCGATCACCCACTGGCGACCGGTCAATGTCGTTGTCCCGCCGAACTCTTCACCGAACACCGTGTCGTCGGGGCGGGCTGAGGCCAGCGATGCCCGCAGCGCTTCCTCGGCGCCGCGGTCGGCGTCTGTGACCGGAGTCAGGTCGGGTTTTGTCTCGATGTGCAGATCCAGCGCGCCGAAGCGGTCCATGGTCAAGGAGTCGGCCTGGTCGGCCAGTTCGAGGGCCAGTGCCATGTCATCTGCGATGGTGCTCATGGCAGAAGTCCTACCATGGCCTGGTGTGGGAAATCGGCATACTCCTCCTGCTTGTCGGGGCGCTCGTGTTGTTGTTGGCGCCCCGGATCATGCAGCGTCGGGGAATTCGCGGTGAACTGGCGCACGGCACTTTGCTGGTGACCGGGGTGAGCCCGCGCCCCGATGCGACGGGGGAGCAGTTCGTCACCATCACGGGCGTGATCACCGGACCCACGGTCAGCGAACACGTCGTGTATCAGCGCATGGCCGTCGACGTGGACAAGTGGCCGACCATGGGTGCGCTTCTGCCGGTTGTCTACTCGCCGGGAAACCCGGACAAGTGGGCGTTCACACCCGAGGACGCGCCGCCACCCTGATCAGGCGTGCGCGATCCGCAGCAGCTCGGCCACACTGGCGAGTTTCACTCGGGGCCGGCCCGCCGGCTCGCCTGCGGCGCGCTCGTGCGCGTCGATCAGCCGCCAGTGCTCACCGGTGACGAGCTTCGGCTGGTGGTCGAGCAGCCACTGGGCCAGTTCGTCGCCGAGCTCTGCCGTGCGCTCGTCGACGCCGCCTGCCGCAAGATCGGCGAGCAACGTGTCGACGGTGTCCTGTGAGTCTTTCTTGTTGCTGCCGATGACACCCGAGGGTCCCCGCTTGATCCAGCCGACCACGTATTCGTTGCGGCTGCCGTCGATTCGGCCGTCGGTATGCGGAATGGTGCCGGAGCGTTCGTCGAAAGGTAGCCCCGGCGTGGGCACGCCGCGGTAGCCGACCGCCCTCACCACCAACTGGACCGGCAACTCTTCGCGCTCCCCGGTGTCCTTGGCCACCACGCGGCCGTTGTCATCGCGCACAAGTTCGTTGCGGCCCAGCACAATCGACTCGACCCGGTCCTCGCCGCGCAATTCGATGGGGGAGGTGCAGAAGCGGAAAACAATGCGCCGCTTGGCTTCTCGGGGTGGCTCGTCGACATACTTGCGCAGCACTTTGATGTTCTGCTTGACCGTCTTGCCCGCCGCTTCGAGGTCGTCGTCGGTGATGCCGGCGAAATCGGCCGGGTCGAGCACGACGTCGACGTCGCCCAGCCCCTCCATGTCGCCCAACTCGCGCAGTTCGAGGGTGGTGAACGTCGCCTGCAACGGACCCCGGCGGCCGATCACGACCACCTCTTCCACCCCGCGGGTGTCCAGCGAGGCCAGCGCGTGATCGGCGATGTCGGTGTTGGCCAGGGCCTGCGGATCGCTGACCAGAATGCGGGCCACGTCCAGCGCGACATTGCCGTTGCCGACGACGACCGCCCGCCCTCCGGCCAGATTCGGTGCCATGCCGTCGAAATGCGGATGGGCGTTGTACCAGCCCACGAAATCGACTGCGGCCACGCTCCCGGGCAGATCCTCTCCCGGGATGTTCAGGGCCCGGTCCGACTGCGCCCCGATGGCATAGATGACGGCGTCGTAGCGCTGCGCCAACTCCGCGGGCGTGACGTGCTCACCGACCTTGATGTTGCCGAAGAACCGGAATCGCGGATCGGCCGCGGTCTTGTCGAACTGGGCGCTGATCGACTTGATCTTCGGATGATCGGGTGCCACTCCCGAGCGCACCAGCCCCCACGGGGTCGGCAGCATCTCGAGCATGTCGACTCGTACGTCGCGATCGGAGTCGGGCAAATCGGCGAACTTCAGCAGCGATGCGGCAGCAAAGAATCCCGAGGGCCCGGAGCCGACGATCGCTACGTGATATGGGCGCATACCCTGCCTTCTTACGAGCGGAAATCCGTCACAGACCCGGCTGAGGTGTGACGTGCCGGGTACCAACCGACTTTAAACACAGATCGTCTGTGCTGCCGCCAGTCGGAGAGAACTGCCGCCGAAATGCCGCCGGGTACCCTGAACATTCGTGGATCCAGACCGCCAAGCCGCCGTAGCCGCACTCGACACCACCCTGACGACCGTGGAGCGTGTGCTCGACATCGATGGCCTGCGCCAGCGGATCGACATGCTCGAGCAGCAGGCCTCCGACCCGAACCTCTGGGACGACCAGTCACGCGCTCAGAAGGTCACCAGCGAGCTGTCACATGCACAGAGCGAGATGCGCCGGGTGCAGGACCTGCGTCAGCGTGTCGATGACCTCCCGGTGCTGTTCGAACTCGCTTTTGAAGAAGCCGGAGCAGAAGGCGACGATGCTGTCGCCGAGGCCGACGCCGAGCTCGTCAAGCTGCGCGAGGAGATCGAGACCCTTGAGGTCCGCACCTTGCTCTCGGGGGAGTACGACGAGCGGGAGGCCGTCGTCACGATCCGCTCGGGCGCCGGTGGCGTCGATGCCGCGGACTGGGCCGAGATGCTGATGCGGATGTACATCCGCTGGGCGGAGAAGCACGACTACCCGGTCGAGGTCTTCGACACGTCCTATGCGGAGGAAGCCGGGATCAAGAGCGCGACCTTCGCCGTACACGCCCCCTTCGCCTACGGCACCCTCTCGGTCGAGCAGGGCACCCACCGGCTGGTCCGGATCAGCCCGTTCGACAATCAGAGCCGGCGCCAGACGTCGTTCGCCGATGTCGAGGTGCTCCCGGTGGTGGAGACCACCGACCACATCGACATCCCCGAAGGGGACCTGCGCGTCGACGTGTACCGCTCCAGTGGCCCCGGCGGGCAGTCGGTGAACACCACCGACTCGGCGGTCCGGCTCACCCACATCCCGACCGGCATCGTGGTGACCTGTCAGAACGAGAAGTCGCAGCTGCAGAACAAGGTCGCGGCGATGCGCGTTCTGCAGGCGCGGCTGCTGGAACGTAAGCGGCAGGAAGAACGTGCCGAGATGGACGCGCTCAAGGGTGACGGCGGCAGCTCCTGGGGCAACCAGATGCGGTCCTATGTTTTGCATCCGTATCAGATGGTGAAGGACTTGCGTACGGAGTACGAGGTCGGCAACCCGGCCACGGTGCTCGACGGCGACATCGACGGATTCCTGGAAGCGGGAATCAGGTGGCGCAACCGAAAAGACGACGACGACTGATTGACGATGACTGAAACGGTGCTGGCCATTTCCCTTGCCGACCGCTGGCACGATTTCTGGGCCGGCGAGATCGGCGTGTGGATCCTGACCACCGGGCTCCACATCGCCTTGCTGCTGATCGGCGGCCTGCTCGCCGCGCGCTTCATCAACTGGGCCGCGCAACGGGTGGTGCGGCGCATCGACGCCGAATACCAGGAAAGCGATCAGCTCGTGCGCTCCGAGAGCGCCAAGCACCGACAGGCCGTCGCCTCGGTGATCTCCTGGGTCTCGGTGGCGGTGCTGTTCATCATCGTGCTCGTCGAAGTCACCGATGCGCTCGCGGTGCCGATCGCCTCCCTGGTCGCCCCCGCCGCGGTGCTCGGTGCCGCCCTCGGTTTCGGTGCGCAACGCATCGTGCAGGACCTGCTGGCCGGTTTCTTCATCATCACCGAGAAGCAGTACGGGTTCGGTGATCTGGTCCGGCTGACCATCGCCGCCGCCAACGAGGCCGAGGGCACCGTCGAGGACGTCACGTTGCGGGTCACCAAGCTGCGGTCCTCCGAGGGCGAGATGTACACCGTGCCCAACGGTCAGATCGTGAAGGCACTCAACCTGTCCAAGGACTGGGCGCGGGCGGTGGTCGATATTCCGGTCCCGGTCAGCGCCGATCTCAACCTCGTCAACGATGTGCTCAACGATGTCGCCGAGAAGGCCGCCGAGGACGGCGAGCTGTCCAAGCTTCTGCTCGACAAGCCGCAGCTTATGGGTGTGGAGAGCATCGGGTTGGACACCGTGAACCTGCGGATGGTCGCACGCACCCTGCCGGGCAAACAGTTCGATGTGGGTAGGCGCTTGCGGGTACGGGTGGTGCGCGCCCTGCGCCGGGCCGGCGTGGTGACCTCATCTGACGCGTCGGTCGCCGCGGCGGGCGATGTGGTTCACCCAGCGGCCGTGGCGGAGACGCAGGCCACCACCACTGCGCCGGCCGGCGCGGCCCAGGAGTCGAAGAAGTGAAACTCGACTTCACCAAGGTGACCGACGCTGCCACCAAGCTCTGGCGCAGTCGGCTGGGCCGGCTGCGCACCTCGACGGTGGTGCTGATCGTGGCGTTTGTGGCGCTGTCGTGGGTACAGCAGGAATATCGCCCGGCACAGCCCGCTGCCCCCGCGCCGGGGACACAGGTCGTGCCGCCCGGCTTCGTGCCCGATCCCGATTACACCTGGGTGCCGCGCACCAAACTGCAGACTCCTCGTTCGACGACGCCTACCGAGACCCCGGAGCCGACCGAGACCACGACCACGACCACGACGACGACCGAGACCACTACTCCGACCGAACCTGTGCCGGGGGAGTCGACCACTCCCACCACCACACCGCTGCCCGGTGCTCCGCGAACGACGGTGATCGATCCGGACGGCCCAGGATTGATCCCACCCATCACGTTGCCATTGGGGCCGGCGCCTGCGCCGCCACCGCCGGCCGAGCAGCCGCTACCCGGCCAGGAGCCGGTGGCCCCGACATTGCCGCGATAGCCTGACCTGCCGGGTATTTCCGTCCCGCTACACTGGCGTGCCGTGATGATCACCCTCGACCACGTGACGAAGCACTACAAGTCTTCGGCGCGTCCCGCGCTCGACGACGTCTCGTTGAAAATCGACAAGGGTGAGTTCGTCTTCCTGATCGGCCCGTCGGGTTCGGGCAAGTCGACGTTCATGCGGCTGCTGCTGGCAGCCGAGACGCCCACGTCCGGTGACATCCGGGTGTCGAAGTTTCACGTCAACAAGTTGGCCGGCCGGCACGTCCCGAACCTGCGCCAGGTCATCGGCTGCGTTTTCCAGGACTTCCGGCTGCTGCAGCAGAAGACGGTGTTCGAGAATGTGGCGTTCGCCCTCGAGGTGATCGGCAAGCGCGGTGAGGTGATCAACCGCGTGGTCCCCGATGTGCTGGAGATGGTCGGCCTGTCCGGCAAGGCCAACCGGTTGCCGAGCGAGCTGTCCGGTGGCGAGCAGCAGCGCGTCGCGATCGCGCGGGCCTTCGTCAACCGGCCGCTGGTCCTGATCGCCGACGAGCCCACCGGAAACTTGGATCCGGAGACCAGCAAGGACATCATGGACCTGCTGGAACGGATCAACCGGACCGGCACCACGGTGCTGATGGCCACCCACGACCATCACATCGTCGACTCCATGCGTCAGCGGGTCGTCGAACTCGAACTCGGCCGGCTGATCCGTGATGAGCAGCGCGGCGTCTACGGAATGGATCGCTAAGTGCGCTTCGGCTTTCTTGTCAATGAAGTTCTGACCGGGCTTCGTCGCAACGTCACGATGACGGTGGCGATGATCCTCACCACCGCCATCTCCATCGGGTTGTTCGGTGGCGGTCTGCTGGTGGTGCGGCTGGCCGACCAGTCGCGCGACATCTATCTGGACCGCGTCGAGAGCCAGGTGTTCCTGACCGACGA
The window above is part of the Mycolicibacterium fortuitum subsp. fortuitum genome. Proteins encoded here:
- a CDS encoding FAD-dependent oxidoreductase — protein: MRPYHVAIVGSGPSGFFAAASLLKFADLPDSDRDVRVDMLEMLPTPWGLVRSGVAPDHPKIKSISAQFDKTAADPRFRFFGNIKVGEHVTPAELAQRYDAVIYAIGAQSDRALNIPGEDLPGSVAAVDFVGWYNAHPHFDGMAPNLAGGRAVVVGNGNVALDVARILVSDPQALANTDIADHALASLDTRGVEEVVVIGRRGPLQATFTTLELRELGDMEGLGDVDVVLDPADFAGITDDDLEAAGKTVKQNIKVLRKYVDEPPREAKRRIVFRFCTSPIELRGEDRVESIVLGRNELVRDDNGRVVAKDTGEREELPVQLVVRAVGYRGVPTPGLPFDERSGTIPHTDGRIDGSRNEYVVGWIKRGPSGVIGSNKKDSQDTVDTLLADLAAGGVDERTAELGDELAQWLLDHQPKLVTGEHWRLIDAHERAAGEPAGRPRVKLASVAELLRIAHA
- the prfB gene encoding peptide chain release factor 2, with protein sequence MDPDRQAAVAALDTTLTTVERVLDIDGLRQRIDMLEQQASDPNLWDDQSRAQKVTSELSHAQSEMRRVQDLRQRVDDLPVLFELAFEEAGAEGDDAVAEADAELVKLREEIETLEVRTLLSGEYDEREAVVTIRSGAGGVDAADWAEMLMRMYIRWAEKHDYPVEVFDTSYAEEAGIKSATFAVHAPFAYGTLSVEQGTHRLVRISPFDNQSRRQTSFADVEVLPVVETTDHIDIPEGDLRVDVYRSSGPGGQSVNTTDSAVRLTHIPTGIVVTCQNEKSQLQNKVAAMRVLQARLLERKRQEERAEMDALKGDGGSSWGNQMRSYVLHPYQMVKDLRTEYEVGNPATVLDGDIDGFLEAGIRWRNRKDDDD
- a CDS encoding mechanosensitive ion channel family protein, translated to MTETVLAISLADRWHDFWAGEIGVWILTTGLHIALLLIGGLLAARFINWAAQRVVRRIDAEYQESDQLVRSESAKHRQAVASVISWVSVAVLFIIVLVEVTDALAVPIASLVAPAAVLGAALGFGAQRIVQDLLAGFFIITEKQYGFGDLVRLTIAAANEAEGTVEDVTLRVTKLRSSEGEMYTVPNGQIVKALNLSKDWARAVVDIPVPVSADLNLVNDVLNDVAEKAAEDGELSKLLLDKPQLMGVESIGLDTVNLRMVARTLPGKQFDVGRRLRVRVVRALRRAGVVTSSDASVAAAGDVVHPAAVAETQATTTAPAGAAQESKK
- the ftsE gene encoding cell division ATP-binding protein FtsE, which codes for MITLDHVTKHYKSSARPALDDVSLKIDKGEFVFLIGPSGSGKSTFMRLLLAAETPTSGDIRVSKFHVNKLAGRHVPNLRQVIGCVFQDFRLLQQKTVFENVAFALEVIGKRGEVINRVVPDVLEMVGLSGKANRLPSELSGGEQQRVAIARAFVNRPLVLIADEPTGNLDPETSKDIMDLLERINRTGTTVLMATHDHHIVDSMRQRVVELELGRLIRDEQRGVYGMDR